In Methylobacterium sp. CB376, the genomic window TTGCGAGTCGCGTCTGATTCGCGACGGACCGAAACGTCGTTCCCTCGGCCTTCAGGCGGCGGGCCAGTGTGCGCTGATGGATCGCCAGCGACTGCGCGACGTGAAGCCTCTCGATCCGCTTCTCGCTCACCGTCGAGCGCACGCGCCGCCGGACCTCGTCGGTCAGGCCGGACGGGATGACGGCCTCAAGCTGCTGGATGCGCCGCTCTACGGCCGCTCGAATGAGCGGGTTGGCGCCCTCGACCGGTCGCCTCAGAACCCGGGCTGGGAACACCAGCGCCGCGATCTCCTGCGAGAACCGGACCGGGGCTCGGAAGAAGCGCGTGTAGGGTGTGGTATCCTCTGGTTCCAGACGCGGTAGCAGCACCTCCTCCGGGCTCCAGTGAGGGCTGCACAGCGACCGCAACACGCTGGTCAGCGCCGCAATGGCTCTCTCGCAGTGGAGCGCCACCCCCTCGATGTCAGGCTCATACGGCGCATAGCTCACGATCGCGACCGGGCCGTCGATCGACAGCTCAATCACGGCACCGCGGTTCAGGAGATCGTGGTGCGTCCGCACGGCCTGCAAGGCGTCGCCGACCGTCTCTGAGTGACGCATCCGCGTCCCGAGCAGACCAAGCGAGGCGAGAGTGACGCGCTGACCAATGAGGAGGCCGAAGTGGGCGCACTGCGTCTGGTCGGCGGCCAGCGCCGTCAAGCGGCCCAACGACGCGAACGAGATTGCTTCGATGGTACCAAAGATCTGCGTGTCAATGCCGGCCAGCTTGAGGATCTTCTCGGGCTCGATTTTCAGCTCAACCAGAATGTCGCAGATCGCCTGTACCGCATGAACGTGAACGAAATCAATAGGAACATGTCCTGAAGGAATGACCCGCAAAGGGGTGATTTGCCCCTTGCATTTAGACAAACCTATATTTAATCCTAAGTCATAGCCTTGACCGTCGCCAGACGACGCATCAGAGTCCATGGCTGCGTCTCCAGTGTTTCTGGGTCAGCTAACTCACGTAGATCACGATCTCATCGTCTTCGCAATAGAGAAGCAAGGGGTCAAACCCGTAGCTGTAACAGCTACGGGCTTGACCCAAAGCATATCATTGGCATTGAATTGCGAACAATCGATTTGCGCTGAGGGCGTTTGAGACCTTCTCATCGTAGCCTCGACCCGCGCCACAGCGGTGTGGGCCTCAGGAAGCTCTGCTTCTTCACCGCGCGGGCCGCGCCAGCAGGATCGCCGTCCTGACTGCCATCCGCATCTCGGCCTCGGACGAGCCCCTCGCTGCCAAGACCTCACGAGCGTGAGAGCTGGCCGCCATA contains:
- a CDS encoding AraC family transcriptional regulator, producing the protein MDSDASSGDGQGYDLGLNIGLSKCKGQITPLRVIPSGHVPIDFVHVHAVQAICDILVELKIEPEKILKLAGIDTQIFGTIEAISFASLGRLTALAADQTQCAHFGLLIGQRVTLASLGLLGTRMRHSETVGDALQAVRTHHDLLNRGAVIELSIDGPVAIVSYAPYEPDIEGVALHCERAIAALTSVLRSLCSPHWSPEEVLLPRLEPEDTTPYTRFFRAPVRFSQEIAALVFPARVLRRPVEGANPLIRAAVERRIQQLEAVIPSGLTDEVRRRVRSTVSEKRIERLHVAQSLAIHQRTLARRLKAEGTTFRSVANQTRLAMAKQLLANTNLSLARISAALEFSEPPAFTRAFHRWTGMAPSAWRKDHRGS